A segment of the Methanobrevibacter arboriphilus JCM 13429 = DSM 1125 genome:
TTCGGATGTTAACTTTGAAAAGCCTGAAAAATTATATTAAAAAATTTAAAAATCAATGCATCACTGACTTAAATGAAAATAAACATATAAATTTCATTATTTATACATTATAATTAATGCTAAAAATCTGTTTAAAAAAAGATCAAGCACAAATAAGCATAAAAAAAAAAGGATTTCTAACAAGTCAAAAATAAATATAAAAATAATAATAAAAATTAAAATATAAATAATAAAATATAAATATGGAGGAAAAAATAAATAAGCCCTCCTAAAAAAAAATGTTTAATTATTGTTTTCTTCTTAAGCTGATTCCAAATATACTTATCAATACTAGTATAATAGCTATTATTGGTATTCCTGTTTTTTTCATAGTAGCTATTGCTACTGGATTATCAGTTGTTTTATTGTCATTGCCATTAGTATTATTAGTGTTGTTGGTGTTATTGTTGTTTTTGGTTTCAAATTCAGCAAATGTTAGATTACTAAAGTAATTTTCATTATCTGATAAAGCTGTAATCTTATGTTTACCAGTTTTAAGTTTAGAATTGGGTATATGGAATATTCCAACTCCATCAGAGTCTGTTATCACAGATCCTATGTATTTACCATCTAATTCAACGTCAACTTTATAATCTGGTATGGTATCACCATCTTCATCAACTACTTTAACAATCAAATCAACAGAACCATCCTTATTTTCATTAACAGTAACATTAACAAAGCTTTCACCTTTTTTAACATCAAAACTAGTGCTGTTAGTAAAACCTAAATATTTAGCATCACCATTGAAATTAAGTACAACTGTAATTTTTCCAATGCTTTTGGGTTTATAAGTTAAATACCAGTAACCATTGAAATTGGTTTTCACTAAATGTTTTTTACCATCAATAGTAATTTCTAATTCACTATCAGCTATTGTATTATCTTCCTCATCGAGAAGAACACCACTTATAACAGTAGTTTTCCCTACTCTAAAGTCAGCTGAAAGGTCAATACTAGAATATGTAGCTAACTTATTAACATTGAAGTTAGTATTATTGGTAAAACTAGTGTAATTTTCATTACCTTCCCAAGTAACATTAATATTAAAGTCACCTGCATGAGTTGGAGTGTAATTAATATTCCAACTACCATTTTCAGCAGTTGTTACATTAAAGTTTTCACCATCAATAATAACAGTAATAGTAGTATTAGCTATTGGATTACCATTTTCATCAGCTAAAACACCATCAATTATTATAGAATCTTCAACCTTAATATTACTAGGAATATTAATAGAAGAATTAACACCATTCTTAGCCACTAAAAAGCTAGTCACATTAGTGAAACTAGTATAATTCTCATTACCAACATAATTAACATTAACAATTATGTTTCCTGTGCGATTAGTTGTGTAATTAAGACTCCAACCACCAGTAGAATTAATAATAATATTATCATAAACATTACCATCAACACTAACAGTCAAAGAATCAGAGCCATTACCAACATAACCAACAAGCTCACCAGAAATAATAGCATTAGTACCAATTTGAACACTAGCTACAATAATACTAGAATTAGTACTATTCCTCAACACTTCAAAACTAGTACTATTAGTAAAACTAGTATAATTATCATTACCAGCATAAGTAACATTAACAGTTATGTTTCCTGTGCGGTTAGTTGTGTAATTAAGACTCCAACCACCAGTAGAATTAATAATAACATTATTATAAACATTACCATCAACACTAACAGTCAAAGAATCAGAGCCATTACCAACATAACCAACAAGCTCACCAGAAATAGTAACATTGTTGCCAATATTCACTGAATCTGGATTAACAACAATACTAGAATTAGTATCATTCAAATTCACAGTAAAACTACTTGCATTAGTAAAACCAGTATAATTCTCATTACCAACATAAGTAACACTAACATTTATGTTTCCAGTACGATTAGTTGTGTAATTAAGACTCCAAACACCCGTAGAATTAATAATAACATCATTATAAACATTACCATCAACACTAACAGTCAAAGAATCAGAACCATTACCAACATAACCCTCAAGCTGACCAGAAATAGTAACATTGTTGCCAATATTTACAGTTTCAGGATTAACAACAATACTAGAATTAGTATCATTCAAATTCACAGTAAAACTACTTGCATTAGTAAAACCAGTATAATTATCATTACCAACATAATTAACACTAACAGTTATGTTTCCTGTGCGATTAGTTGTGTAATTAAGACTCCAACCACCAGTAGAATTAATAGTAACATTATTATAAACATTACCATCAACACTAACAGTCAAAGAATCAGAGCCATTACCAACATAACCAACAAGCTCACCAGTAATATTAGCATTAGTACCAATTTGAACACTAGATACAATAATACTAGAATTAGTACTATTCCTCAACACTTCAAAACTAGTACTATTAGTAAAAGCAGTATAATTCTCATTACCAGCATAATTAACACTAAAAGTTATAGTTCCAGTACGATTAGTTGTATAATTAAAATTCCAACCACCAGTACCATTAACAGAAACATCTGTATAAAGATTACCATCAACAGTAACATTAACACCAGCTATACCAGTAAAATTATCCAACTGACCAGAAATAGTAACATTATTGCCAATACTCACTGGATCATTACTAACAATTATACTAGAATTAGTAGTTAATTGGGCATTAAAAGCTACAGTATCATCTACATTATCTAAAGTAGCAGCTAAAGTTTGAACACCAGCTGTAGCTGTTGCATTATAAACAAAACCATCAACACGACTACTATTAAAATCAGCACCATTAAAAGTTCCATTAACAACAAAATCAGGTAAAAATTCAACACCATCATTACTAAGCGTAGTATTCAAAACTAACAACATAAAACTAACATTATCACCAAAATGAACACCATCCAAACCAGAAGTATTAGTAATATTCAAAATAAAATGATTAAGAGTATCAACACCCAAAATCATACCAGTAATATCATTAACACCCCACCAATTACGATCAAAACTACTATTATCATTATGACCAGTAATATTAACACCAAAACTTGCCAATATACGATTATACTCAACAGTAACATTAACCAATGAACCAACACTTAAACCAGTAAAATTCAAACCAGCATTAGTAGCAAAAATAGTATTACCACGAATAATAAAATCAGTCACATTAGTAACACCAATCCTAGTATAGAAATAAAAACCATCACCATTATTAGCATTAATAGTATTATTCAAGAAATTAACACTCTTAATATTACCCTCATACAAAGAAACATAAACACCACCTGATGTTCCTGTGATGTTGTTGTTGGCAAAGGTTATATTGGCGTTGTTGCTGTATGTATCCAGAGAAACACCATCGTATATTCCTGTGATGTTGTTGTTGGCAAAGGTTATATTGGTGTTTTTGCCGCTGGATGCACGCAGATAAACAGCAGAGGCGGATTTTCCTGTGATGTTGTTGTTGGCAAAGGTTATATTGGTGTTGTTGCTGCCGGATGCATACAGAACAACACCATCGTATGTTCCTGTGATGTTGTTGTTGGCAAAGGTTATACTGATGTTGTTGCTGCTTTCTGCAGGCATAGCAAGACCCATACCCATGCTGTATGTTCCTGTGATGTTGTTGTTGGCAAAGGTTATATTGGCGTTGTTGCTGCTGGATACAGACAGAACAACACCATCGTATGTTCCTGTGATGTTGTTGTTGGCAAAGGTTATATTGGTGTTGTTGCTGCTGTATGCATACAGATCAACACCAGGGCCGGATGTTCCTGTGATGTTGTTGTTTTCAAAAACCAAATTAGCAGACGAAACAGGACCACTAGAGCTACCATTACCTAAGTATACACCAGAAGAACCACCAGTTATATTATTACCACTAAATAAAACATCAAAAACAGTCTTATCATCAGATTTACCGAAAAAAGAAACAGCACCACGATAATCAGCAGATATACTGGATTTAATAATATTATCCTTAATAACAACACCTGTTATAGGATTAGCACTACCACTACTACTTAAATTAATACTAACACCAGAAGTAGTAATATTATTATCACTAACAGTCAAATCACTACAATTAGATTTTATAGCTGTAGCATAACCACTAATAGTTAAATTAATAATCTTTACATTAGTAGCATTAATATTAAACAAAGTACCACTAGATGTTGTGAATTTAGCACCACCACGACTTTTACCAACAATAGTAGCATTACGACTAATATTAAGCTGACCCCAATCAAAATAATCACCATCATCAAAACTAATCACCAAATCATTATCATTATCATTATTAATAACACTTTGAAACTGTTCAGTAGTATTAACTGTAGTAAAATTATGATTAGCTGCACTAGCACTAGATAAAGCTAAAAAGATAAATAAAACACACATAACAAAAATAATTGGCTTAAAAAGTCTATTTATTGTAAACATTTTCGTTTTTTCACCTCCTGATCCAATCAATCAGTAATATAAAAAAATACTAGCACAATGAGAACACTCACTACACTACAATAATATAATATAAAAAAACTACTATAAAAAACTTCCTACCCAAAAACAAAAAACAACCCAAACGTCA
Coding sequences within it:
- a CDS encoding beta strand repeat-containing protein, whose product is MFTINRLFKPIIFVMCVLFIFLALSSASAANHNFTTVNTTEQFQSVINNDNDNDLVISFDDGDYFDWGQLNISRNATIVGKSRGGAKFTTSSGTLFNINATNVKIINLTISGYATAIKSNCSDLTVSDNNITTSGVSINLSSSGSANPITGVVIKDNIIKSSISADYRGAVSFFGKSDDKTVFDVLFSGNNITGGSSGVYLGNGSSSGPVSSANLVFENNNITGTSGPGVDLYAYSSNNTNITFANNNITGTYDGVVLSVSSSNNANITFANNNITGTYSMGMGLAMPAESSNNISITFANNNITGTYDGVVLYASGSNNTNITFANNNITGKSASAVYLRASSGKNTNITFANNNITGIYDGVSLDTYSNNANITFANNNITGTSGGVYVSLYEGNIKSVNFLNNTINANNGDGFYFYTRIGVTNVTDFIIRGNTIFATNAGLNFTGLSVGSLVNVTVEYNRILASFGVNITGHNDNSSFDRNWWGVNDITGMILGVDTLNHFILNITNTSGLDGVHFGDNVSFMLLVLNTTLSNDGVEFLPDFVVNGTFNGADFNSSRVDGFVYNATATAGVQTLAATLDNVDDTVAFNAQLTTNSSIIVSNDPVSIGNNVTISGQLDNFTGIAGVNVTVDGNLYTDVSVNGTGGWNFNYTTNRTGTITFSVNYAGNENYTAFTNSTSFEVLRNSTNSSIIVSSVQIGTNANITGELVGYVGNGSDSLTVSVDGNVYNNVTINSTGGWSLNYTTNRTGNITVSVNYVGNDNYTGFTNASSFTVNLNDTNSSIVVNPETVNIGNNVTISGQLEGYVGNGSDSLTVSVDGNVYNDVIINSTGVWSLNYTTNRTGNINVSVTYVGNENYTGFTNASSFTVNLNDTNSSIVVNPDSVNIGNNVTISGELVGYVGNGSDSLTVSVDGNVYNNVIINSTGGWSLNYTTNRTGNITVNVTYAGNDNYTSFTNSTSFEVLRNSTNSSIIVASVQIGTNAIISGELVGYVGNGSDSLTVSVDGNVYDNIIINSTGGWSLNYTTNRTGNIIVNVNYVGNENYTSFTNVTSFLVAKNGVNSSINIPSNIKVEDSIIIDGVLADENGNPIANTTITVIIDGENFNVTTAENGSWNINYTPTHAGDFNINVTWEGNENYTSFTNNTNFNVNKLATYSSIDLSADFRVGKTTVISGVLLDEEDNTIADSELEITIDGKKHLVKTNFNGYWYLTYKPKSIGKITVVLNFNGDAKYLGFTNSTSFDVKKGESFVNVTVNENKDGSVDLIVKVVDEDGDTIPDYKVDVELDGKYIGSVITDSDGVGIFHIPNSKLKTGKHKITALSDNENYFSNLTFAEFETKNNNNTNNTNNTNGNDNKTTDNPVAIATMKKTGIPIIAIILVLISIFGISLRRKQ